From Demequina capsici:
CAACCCCAACCTGTCCACGCTGTACGCGCTCGCGAACGCGCTCGACCTTCCGCTCGCGTGGTTGCTCGCCGAGCGCCCCGGCGCGGAGGTCGGAGCACCCGGGATCGAGACCGTGCTGCTCGGCACCACCGGCTCCGTGGACGACGCGGTCGAGGTGTACATGCTCCGCCTCACCCCGGGCACGGTTCATCGCTCGTCCGCGCATGGGCCGCACGTCGTCGAGCACCTGGTGGTCACCAGGGGAGTCGCACGTGTCGGCAGGTCAGGAGGCGAGGTGATGGTGAAGACCGGTGAGCACTATGACTGGGTCTCCGACACGGAGCACACCTACGAGGCGGTCGGCGGGCCCGCGGAGGCGGTGCTCGTGATGAGGCGCGTCCCCGCCAGCTGAGGACGCCGAGGCTCGTGGACCGTGAGGCCCCTCCTGTGGGACACTGTCCGCGACGAAGGGGAGTAGCTCCCAGCGATCCGCGAGGATCCGAACCCGTGTCGACACACTGGCGCCCAGGCGCCCGGGACGGGTTCCTGGCCGAGGCCGGGTGAGCGAGACCTTCGGCACGCTGTCAGCGTGCCGAGGCGACCCCGGAACCGCTCGGCACGACCGTTCGAACCCGAGAGGGCTCCTCGTTGTCGATCCTCACACTGCTCCTCACCGCCCTGGGAGTCTCCGCCGACGCGTTCGCCGTGTCCGTGGGCAAGGGGCTCCACCTGCGTCGCCTCGTGTGGCGTCCCGCGTTGCAGCTCGCCATCACCTTCGGCGTCTTCCAGGCGGTCATGCCCGTCATCGGCTGGCTGCTCGCATCCACGTTCGCTGCACAGATGGCGGCCTTCGATCACTGGATCGCCTTCGGCCTGCTGACGGCCATCGGCGCGAAGATGCTCTGGGAGGCGCGGTCGGCCGACGAGGACGATGTAGCGGAGGAGGTCCCGGATCACGAGGTGACGATCGGGATGCGGGAGCTCCTGGTGCTCGGGGTGGCCACCAGCATCGACGCGCTCGCCGTGGGAGTCTCGTTCGCGTTCCTGTCGGTGGACATCGTGGCGGCGGTCCTCGTGATCGGAGCCGTCACCTTCGTCGCCTCGCTCGCGGGCTACCGGGTGGGACATCACGCGGGGAGGCATCTGAGGTCCTGGGCGGAGATCGCCGGAGGCCTGGTGCTGATCGGCATCGGTGTGCGCATCCTCATCGAGCACCTGGCGGCCGGCTGACGGGCTTCACGGATGCGACGAGGCCCCGGACCGATCGGTCCGGGGCCTCGTGACGTGCCTTGCGAGGCGTCTGCGGGGCTCAGCCCTCGTCGTCGGCCTTCGCAGCAGGCTTCTTGGCAGGAGCCTTCTTGGCGGGCGTCTTCTTGGGCGCCATCGCCTCGTCCTTGCGCTCCTCAGCGGTGAGGCCGTCCTCGCCCGTGCCGCCCTCGTCCTCCCAGACGTCCTCGGCACCGTCGATCGTCTCCGCGAGCTCGACGGCGGCCTGATGCCGCGCCTCGTCGACCGTGGCGGCGAACTTCTTCGCCTCGGCGGTCGCGGTCGCCTTCACCCGCTCGATCGCGGGACCGGCCTGGTCGGCGATCTTCTTCGCCTCGTCGACCGCGGTCTCGCGAACCCGCTCGTACGCAGGGCCCGCCGCCTCCTTCGCCTTCGCGTAGGTGGGGCCGAGCTGGCCCATCGCCTTGTCCCAGGCCGGTCCGGCGGCGTCCATGACCTGCTTGGAGGTGGTCTGCGCCGCGTCCGACACGGTGGCGAACGCCTTCTTCATGGCGGAGGTGGTCATGTCTGTCGCCTTGTTGACGTCGTGGCGGAGCTTCGCAGGGAAGTCCTCGCTCGGGTCCTCGAGCTCCCAGTCGTCGTCACCGGCCCAGGCATCGCGGCCCGGGTCGCGACGGGCCCACGCCACGAGCGCTGCTCCGGCGGCGCCGGCGATGGCGATCGGTATCAGCACCTTGGCTGCCGAGCCCTTCTTCCTGGGGTCCTCGGCCGCGGCGTCGACGGCCGCGATGACCGCCGGGATCGCGGCGCCGACGATGGCGGCGTGCGCGACGTCGACCCACTCCGACGTGGTGTCTCCCGCCTTGTGCACGTAAGGCCGCGCCTTCTTGGCCCCGGCGTGATACGCCTTCTCCGCACGAGGCTTGGCCCACTCGATGGCCTCCTCGAGCCGCGGGGCCGCCCACTCCTTCGCGTGCTCCACCTGCGGACCTGCCCAGTCCTTCGCGTGCTTCGCGGCCTCGACTGCGGCGGCGGCCGCCTTGTCGGCTGCCTCCTTCGCCACCTTGGCGGCCTCCTCGGCCTGCTTGCGGTAGCGCTCCGCATCGATGTCCAGCTTCGCCCGTCCCATGGAGAGCCTCCCCTTCGCGGTTGGTATGCCTTTTACCTATCGTGCCACCTGCAACACGGCCTGGCGAGGCCTTATGCCACAATGACGAGCATGATCGCAACGTTCCAGACCACGGCCGGAGACATCCGCGTCGAGCTGTTCCCGAACCACGCCCCTGTCACGGTGGCGAACTTCGTCGGCCTCGCCACCGGTGAGAAGGAGTGGAAGGACCCGGCGACCGGTCAGGCCAGCCACGAGCCGTTCTACGACGGCCTCGTCTTCCACCGCGTCATCGACGGCTTCATGATCCAGGGCGGCTGCCCTCTGGGCACCGGAACCGGCGGCCCCGGCTACAACTTCGACGACGAGATCCACCCGGAGCTCACGTTCAACAAGCCCTACCTGCTCGCCATGGCGAACGCGGGCAAGCGCGTCAACCCGATCACCGGCAAGCCCGCGGGCACCAACGGCTCGCAGTTCTTCATCACCGTGACCAACCCCGACTGGCTCAACGGCAAGCACACCATCTTCGGCGAGGTCGCGGACGACGAGTCGAAGGCCGTCGTGGACAAGATCGCCACCACGCCTACGGGCCCCGGCGACCGCCCGGTCGAGGACGTGATGATCACGTCGGTCACAATCTCCGAGTAGTCGATGAGCGTGCAGGGTGGCGGGACCGCCATGGAACCCGTGTGCCCCCGCCACCCTGACCGCGTCTCCTACGTCTCCTGCCAGCGCTGCGGGCGTCCCACCTGCCCGGAGTGCCAGACCCCGGCTCCCGTCGGCGTGATCTGCGTGGACTGCGCACGTCAGGCGCGGCAGCAGGCCCGGCCGGTCGTGAACCGGCTGGGCTTCACCTCCGCCTTCGGCAAGCCGGTCGTGACCTACGCGATCATCGGCCTCAACGTGGCGGCGTACCTCTACGGAACACTCGTGCTCGGCTCCTCCGCCTGGGCGGCGAAGTGGGGCATGATCCCGGGTCTCAACGGCGAGCTCGGGGGCGCCGGCGAGGAATGGTACCGCTGGATCACCTCGGGATTCCTGCACTTCAGCATCTTCCACATCGGCATGAACATGCTGGTGCTGTTCCAGTTCGGGAGCCAGCTGGAGCCGATCCTGGGGCGCGCGCGATTCGCCGCCCTGTACATCCTCGCGCTGCTCGGGGGATCGTTCGGAGTGGAGCTCCTGGCGAGCTCGGGTGTCCATGGCGGCGCCTCAGGTGCGATCTTCGGCCTCTTCACCGCGTACGCCGTCGTGCTCTACAAGCTCAAGCTCGACTACCGCTCGGTGCTCACCACCGCGGTGCCCTGGCTGGCGCTCGGCTTCATCGTTCCCGGCATCTCGTGGGAAGCGCATGCCGGCGGCGCCGTCACGGGCACGGTGGTCATGCTCGCCATGCTGCATTGGGTGGACAACCGCCAGCGCGCACGTCGCTGAGCTCGTGCCGCTGACCTCGCGACGCTGAGCTCGCGACGCTGAACGCGGCCGGCGAGGGGCCCCTCCGCCTCCACTCCACAGGATCCGTCGAACAACGGCGCTCCGGCGAAGGGATCCATCCCCAGGCCGAGCATGGGCGGCCGCAGCAGCCTCACGACCGCGCGGCCGGGGATCCCAGGCCGCTGGTCCGCCCGCCGCACGACGCGCATCATTCCTGGTGATTGTGCAAATTGCACGTGACGCCGCTCCTGCTGGATGCCGTCACACCATGCGCGAGAAGTGAATCCCACAGGTGTAGTTATCCCCGATTGTGGATTGCGATGGGGATAACTACACGGGTGTTATTCACATCTCCACCGGGTTATCCACAGAAAACGGTGGACAGTGAAGAACTTCCTCCACAGCCCTGTGGGTGCCGGGGAGGAACCGAGGATGCACGTCGTCCAGAAATGCGAAAGGCGCGCGCCGAGGCGCACGCCCACGCGCGTGTCGGCCGGGGTGACGCGGCGCGATGTCGAGCCGCGCAGCCCCGCGTCGTCCTACTTCCAGCGGGTCAGCAGACCCATCGCCACCGCGAAGCAGCCGAAGCCGATCGCCACGTTCCAGTTGTACAGGGGCAGCGGGTACTGGCCCTGCGTCACGTAGTGCACCACGATCCACGCGAGACCGACCACGAGGAAGGCGACGATCGTCGGCACCAGCCAACGCGGGTTCTCGGACGGCGCCTTGCCCAGGTTCCTGGGCGCCTTGTAGGTGACGCTGTCGTTCTTCTTCTTGGCTCGTGCCACTGTGGTTGCTCCTGAGGCGGGCGCGGGATCCGCGCATTGGGCGGGATGCTGGGAACCAGGTTACCGGCCCACGAAGGGTGCGGCCCCTCCGCCGGTCGGCCGGTCCCCAGGGGTACCCCCGCGCGAGGGCGCTCACGTACGCTGGGACGCATCATGTCCCACGACGCCACAGCCTCCGAGGCGCCATCCCCGGAGCTCGCAGGTCCCCGGCACAGGAGGCGCGGTCCGCACCCGCTCGACCGCGTGCTCGGCGTCGTGGGCGAGCTGCTGATCGCCGCCGGCGTGCTCGTGGGCCTGTTCGTCGTGTGGCAGCTCTTCTACACGGACGTCACGGCGGACCGTGAGCAGGCGCAGATCGTGGAGGACTTCGTCGCCAGCGTCAGCGCCGGTGACACGGGCGGCGCTTCCGGCTCGGGCGACCCCACGGATGACGTCCAGGTGGTCCAGTCGATCCCCGCGGAGTACCAGTTCACCGACGATCCGCCCGTCATGAGCGAGCCTGGCCATGCGGACACGTTCGCGGTCATGTACGTGCCGCGCTGGGGTGCCGACTACGCGAAGCCGATCGGTCAAGGCGTCGACAAGGCAGGCGTGCTCAACGTCATCGGAATCGGGCACTACCCCGGCACGGCGATGCCGGGCGGCCTGGGAAACTTCGCCGTCGCGGGACACCGCACCACCTACGGCAAGCCGTTCGCAGATATCGACCGGCTGCAGGAGGGGGACAGCATCGTCATCCAGACGGCCGACGCCTGGTACGTGTACACCGTGACGAGCCACGAGATCGTGCTGCCCACCGCGGTCGACGTCATCGCGCCGGTGCCTGATCAGCCGGGTGCCTCCGCCGACGGCCGGTACATCACGCTCACGTCCTGCCACCCCCGATTCTCGGCCGCGCAGCGGTGGGTGGTTCACGGACAGCTCGCGTACTGGGCGCCACTGGGTCACGGCGAGCCCGCGGAGATGCTGGAAGGGACCGCATCATGATGTCCACGTGGATCTGGCGACGCCTCCCAGGCAACGTCTGGATCAAGAGCCTGATCGTCGCGATCGCGTTCGCCGCGCTGGTCGCGGTGCTGTTCGAGTGGGTGTTCCCCTGGTTGGAGCCGTATCTTCCTCTCCAGGACCAGACCGTTCAGGGAGGATGACATGACGAGGATCCTCGTGATCGACAACTACGACTCGTTCGTCTACACGATCGTGGGCTACCTGCGTCAGATGGGCGCCGAGACCGTCGTCGTGCGCAACGACGCAGTCCACGAGGCGGGCGATGTCACCGACTACGACGGGGTGCTGATCTCGCCCGGACCGGGCGCCCCCGCCGAGGCCGGATCGTCGATGGACGTCATCAGGCGCTGCGCCGAGACGGGCACGCCGATGCTCGGCATCTGCCTGGGCCACCAGGCGCTCGCCGAGGTGTACGGCGCGGTGGTCAGCCATGCGCCTGAGCTCATGCACGGCAAGACATCCCTGGTGTCCCATCACGAGGGCTCGGTGCTGACGGGCCTGCCGTCGCCGTTCACGGCGACGCGCTACCACTCGCTCGCCGTGGAGAACCCGACCGTGCCGGACGACCTCGAGGTCACGTGCAGCACCGCCAACGGGATCATCATGGGGCTCAAGCACAGGTCGCTGCCGCTGCATGGGGTGCAGTTCCATCCCGAGTCCGTGCTCACCGAGGGTGGCCACAGGCTGCTCGCGAACTGGCTTGAGATGTGCGGCATGCCCGACGCCGAGGCCAGGTCCGCCGGGCTGGGCCCGCTGGTGCGCAAGTAGCCCGAAGAGCGAGCATCGCAACGGTGTCCACGTGATCGCCCCGCGCCTCGGAGCGCTCGCGACGGCCGTCCTCGTCGGCGCCCTGCTGTCGTCGTGCACAGGCGCGTCGCCCGACGCGGGAACGACGACGGGCGGGACGCCGTCGGCATCGGGGCAGGCGTCGTCGTCCGCATCGGCGCTCGACGGCGAGACGACGCTGGCGAGGCTCCACCTCGTGCGCCAGGTGATCGATGCCGACGCCGAGGCCGCGCTCGCGGATCTGGACGCCGCGGTCTACATCGCCTCGCCGACGTTCTCCACGGAGCAGTCCGTGCTCGAGCTCACCGCCGCGCTGGAGCCCGTGGCGGAGGTGCCCGTGCGTGGCGACGCATGGGGGTACGCCCTCACGGTCGTCGACGGTCGCCTGATGTTGACGACGAACGACTGCCTCGCGGAGTCGCTCGGCTGGGCCGAGTGCGCCCACGTCAACACGGTCGCGCACGGCGTGCTCCAGCGCCACCCTGAGACCGCCGCATACGCGCTCGACTTCCATGGGCTGACCGCGGACGCGCAAGGCGACGGGTTCTTCGGGGACCGGTACGTGCCGGTGGCGTGCGATGCGAGCATCGCGGCGTGCGGCCTGTCGGGGGGCACGGAGGGCCCGGATCACGTCTACGACTGCCAGATCGTGCACTACCGGGACGGTGAGCAGGTGTGGTCCTGGTCTGCGCTCGAGCACATGCCGGAAGGCGTCATCGACCAGGCCAGCACCACCGCGGTGTTCAGCGCAAGCGACCCCTTCCACTGCAACTCGATGCAGGTCAGCGACGACGGCGGCACCCTGTACGTCTCGATGAAGGGCGTCAGCACGGTGGTGGCGGTGGACATCGCGACAGGCGAGGTGCTGTGGACCTTCGGCGACTATGCGGGGCCCGAGGCGCTCCAGGTCTCCGACCCCGACGGTCTGCTCGGTGACAGGCAGCTGCTGAGCGGCAACCACGACATCCAGCTGCTCGACGACGGGCGCTTCACCATCTTCGACAACGGGTCGTCCGGCGTGGGGGTCGCCCGGTTCCTCGTGGTCAGCGTCGACGACGGCGTCGCGACGATCGAGCGGGTGGTGGAGGACTCCTCCGGCCGCACCTCGGAGTGCATGGGATCGGCGACGCCCTTGGTGGCCGACGAGAGCCTCTGGGCGGTCTCATGGGGCTGCGGCTCGTCCGGCGTCGAGATCGTGACCGCGGAAGGCGACCCCATCGTGAGGCTGACGGCCGACGGCACCGCGCTGCGCGCGCAGGAGCTGGTCTACGGCATCGGCACGTTCAGCGACGAGATCGCGGCCACGGTCGCCTACCGGGCGCTCGTGGCCCAGCCCGGGCTGGTCGCGGACGCGTAGCGCCGTCCGCTACAGCCAGCCCTTCCACACCGCGATCAGCAGCATGGTCACCAGGAAGCCGACAGGCTGGTTCAGCCACAGGAACGTACGCCAGCCACGGTTCGCGTCCTCGCAGGTGTCGTCGGTGATGCGCCCGAACCGCGCGACCGACAGCACGTACGGCACGACGAGAAGGGCCGCGAGGCGCCCCGGCCACGGAAGCGTCGCGAGCACGACGGCGGCAAGGATGTACCAGCCGAACGCGAGCCAGACCGTCCGCCGCGCACCGAGGTACGTGGCGACCGACGAGATGCCGCCCTCACGGTCGGCCGTCACGTCCTGCACCGCGCCGAATGCGTGGCTCGCCATGCCCCACGTCAGGAACGCGGCCCAGACCTGCCACACGCCCGGATCCGCGATCGGCGCGCCGGCCAGCACCAGCCCGTAGACGAGCGGGCCCACGAAGTGCACCGCGGACGTGATCGAGTCGAGGAACGGCCGTTCCTTGAACCGCAGCCCCGGCGCCGAGTAGGCGACGACCGCGAACACGACCGTCAGGAGCACCACGCCCGCCGCGACCGTGCCCTGCAGCACGAGCCATACGACGAACGGCACCACCGACACGGCCGACGCCCACAGGATCGCGCGATGCACCCGCCTCGCCTGCGCGCGGTCGCGGATCACGTCGCCCTCGATGCCGCCCTTGCGAGGGTTCGCCAGGTCCGACTCGTAGTCGAAGACATCGTTCACGCCGTACATCAGCAGGTTGTACGGGATCAGGAAGAACAGGGTGCCCACGATCAGCACCGCATCGACCTGTCGCGTGACCAGCAGATACCCGGCCGCGAAGGGGAAGGCGGTGTTGATCCACGACACCGGCCGCGACGCCTTGACGATGCTCGCGATCACAGGACCTCCTCGTCACCTTGAGGAGCGACGTCGCCATCACCGCCAGGCGGCACGCCAGGCGCGATCCGTGCCGTCCATGTCCACAGCGCGGGCACCAGCAGGACAGCGCCGATGCAGTACGCGAAGTCCTCGACGGGCGCGATCGGCACCCTCAGCCCCAGGATGAGCGAGTCGTCGTAGTCCACGATCCCCGCCCCCACGATCACGTTGTCGAAGACCGCCGTCAGCGTCATCAGCACCAGCCCGGTGAGCACCAGCGGCCGCCCCGGGAGCCGACGCAGCGCCGGCACGGTCACGAGGCCGATCGCGACGAGGACCATGCCGGACAGGGTCGCGTACGTGATCATGCGTCGACGGCCCGGCTGGTGCCGCCCGGAGGCCCGTCGTCGGGAGCGGAGCGGGTCCGGGCGTCGCGCGAGCGCGAGAACCAGCGCCACAGCAGGAGCGTCTGGTAGGTCAGCAGGACCAGGAAGAGCAGCTCCTCGACCGGGATCTGCGGAGCGAGCCGCACGCCCGTGAGGTACGGAGCATCGCCGATGAAGAAGATGCCCCGCCCCACACCGAGCGCATCCCACGCGAGGAACACGACGACGGCACCCGCCACCGTGACCATGGTGCGCGCCGGCTGCACGAACAGCGCGAGCCTCAGGCGTCGGTCCAGCACGGCCAGCCCCCCGATGCTGATGGCGAGCGCGGCCAGGTACGTCAGGCTCACCCGCCCGCTCCTCGCACGTCGACCACGCCACCCGGCGTGAGGGTGCCGCGAGCGAGCTCGCCGAGCCGGCCTCGACGCGTGGACGACGAGAGGAAGCCCCGGTGCGCCGGCGTCGGCATGGGCGACGCCCCGGTGTCGCCGAGCAGCCGCTTGGCCACCAGCTCGGCGGAGATCAGGCAGATGGGCATGCCGATGCCCGGCACGGTCGACGACCCTACGTACAGCAGGTTGCGCACCTTGGGCGACGCGTTCCCGGGCCGGAACATCGCTGACTGCGCCAGCGTGTGCTCCAGCCCCAGCGCTGAGCCCTTCCAGGCGGACAGCTCGGTGGCGAAGTCCGCCGGCGCGGTGACCTTGAACAGCGTGGTGCGTTCGCGCAGGTCGGGGATCCGTGCCCACGCCGCTACCTGATCAAGGTAGCCCCACGCGAGCTCCTCCAGGTGCGCGCGCGAGTCCTCCGTCGCGCCGAGCGACGGGTCCGCCGGGAACGGCACCAGCATGAACAGGTTCTCGTAGCCGGCGGGCGCTGCGGTCGGGTTCGTGGCCGTCACGCGGGACACGTACAGCGACCCTGGCACCGGCGCCGACAGCTCCCCGTCGCCGACGATCTGTGCGAAGTTCGCGTCCCAGTCGCGGGTGAAGAACAGCGAGTGATGCGCGAGCTCCGGCAGGGCTCCCTTGACACCCGCGAACACCAGCAAGGCGCTCACACCAGGGGAGCGCCGCGCCCAACGTGGCTCGTCCTGCCAGCGGTGCGGCGCCTCGAGCAGCGCGGTCTCGGTGTGATGCATGTCCGCGCCGGACACGACCACGTCCGCCGGCAGGGTCGTGCCGTCGGCGAGGACCACGCCTGACGCGAGGCCGTCGTCCCCCACCACGATCCGGGACACGTCGCAGCCGGTCCGCAGGACAGCGCCCTCGTCGCGGGCGATCCGCGCCAGCGCCTCCACCACCTCGTACATCCCGCCCCGCGGGTACCGGACGCCGTCGGTGAGGTCCATGTGGCTCATGAGCGAGTACAGCGACGGAGCACGGTCGGGCGCCGAGCCGAGGAACACGGCATGAAAGCCCAGGATCTTCCGCAGCCGAGGATCGCGCACATGGCGGTCGATCTTGGCGCCCAGCGGTCGCGTCAGCAGCGAGCCCAGCGCCGGCAGCCTGCGCACCACCTCGCGCGACGCGACCTTCAGCGGGTTCTCGTACGTCGTGTAGAGGAAGCTGTCCAGCGCCAGCCGGTAGAGCGAGTACGAGTCCTCGGCGTACCGCCGCATCGCGGCACCGTCGCCCGCGCTCACCGCGTCGAAGCGTGCATAGTTCGCCTCGGGGTCGGCGACCACGTCCAGCTGCTCCGCAGGCCCGTGCGCGTCGTCGCCCTCGAAGAACACCCGGTAGCGCGGATCCAGGTCCACCAAATCGAGCTCGTCCTCGACCCGTCGACCCATGAGCGCGAAGAACTGGTCGAACGCCTCCGGCATGAGGTACCACGACGGTCCCGTGTCCCACGTGTAGCCCGCCCGCTGCCACCGTCCCGCTCGGCCGCCGAGCTGCGCATGGCGCTCCAGCAGGGTCACCCGCGCGCCGCCACGAGCCAGCAGCCCGGCCGTCGCAAGTCCCCCGATGCCGCCGCCGATCACGACGATCCGGGGGCCGGCGCCGCCCTGCGTCGCTGCGTTCCCTGTCTCGCGTGCGGCCCGTGCGTCCCGTGCGTCCCGTGCGTCCCTTGAGCTCACTGCGCGCTCCTCTCCACACGCGCCCGCCGGCGCGTCACCGTGTTCCGCAACGCGAGAGCCAGCTTCATGCTGTCGGGGACGCGTACGCGCTGCGCGCTGAGGCGCGCCGCCGGCGTGACCGCGATGCGGTCCAGCAGCCGCAGGTAGATGTCGATGGTGGTGCCCACCGCGATCCGAGCGCGGCGGGGCAGGGCGGGCATGCAGCGCTCGGCCGCGTGCACGTCGGCCCTGCAGTCGGCCACGAGCGCCGCCAGGCGGGCATCGTCCAGCGTGTGCGCCGTGACGCCAGGGAAGTACGAACGACCGAGCGCCGACTCGTCGGCCCCCAGGTCCCGCAGGAAGTTCACCTTCTGGTACGCCGCGCCCAGCCTGCGCGCGCCCTCGGCTGCGGTGGGAGGCAACGGTCGCGGACCCTCGCTCGAGTTGAGGAACACCGCCAGGCACATCTCCCCGATCACCTCCGCGGACCCGTGGACGTAGGCGGCGAACGTCTCCGGCGTGTGCACCGTGCGCTCCAGGTCCATGCGCATGGAGGCGAAGAACGGCTCGGTCTGCGCGCGCGTGATCCCCACCTGCGCCGCCGTGCGCCCGAACGCGTGCGCTACCAGGTTCGTGGAGAAGCCCCGGTCGAGAGCCGCATGCACCTCGCGCTCGAACGCGTCCAGCAGCTCGCCGGCGTCGGGACCGCGGTAGGTGTCGACGATCTCGTCCGCCACCCGCACCATCGCGTACACGTCCTCGATGTGACCGCGCATCGCTTTGGGCAGCAGCCGCGTCCCGGTGCCGAAGCTCGTGGAGTAGCGCGCGATCACCTGTGAGGCGGCATCGTGGGCGGTGCGGTCGTACAGCGCGAGGTCGGTGTCGGGCACGTCCGCAGGGGGGCGCGCGTCGGCGTCGTTCACGACACGCGGTCCTCAAGCAGGTCGATGAGCTCGATCAGGTAGCCCGACAGCGGGGCCGGGATCCGTTCGAAGGCGAGCCTGCGGGCCAGGCGCGCGTGGCGGCGGGCGACGCCCATCGCCTGACCGCGCGCACCGGACTCGATGAGGGCCTCCCGCACCTGCGCGGCACCGGCCTCATCGAGGTCGGCGCGACCGAGCGCGGCCTCCAGCACCTCGCGCTCGGCCGCGCTGGCACGGTGGAAGCCCAGGCGCATCAGCTCGGTGCGCTTGCCCGCGCGCAGGTCCGACAGGACGGACTTGCCCGTGACGGACGGATCGCCGAACACCCCCAGGTCGTCGTCGACGATCTGGAACGACACCCCCAGCGAGGTGCCGATGCGCTCCAGGTGCCCGATCATCGTCGGGTCCGCGCCCGCGAGCTGGGCGCCGGCCAGGAGCGGCACCACGAAGGTGTACGTGGCGGTCTTGAGCTCGGCGACGGCGAGCGCGTCGGCCTCCGAGGGAGGGGTGAGGTCGCCGTACGCGTCGAGCAGCTCGCCGGCGATCGTGGTGCGGATGGCCCGCGTGAGCAGGTTGAGGCACGCGAGGCGATGATGCGCCGGCAACGCGGCGGTGGAGATCAGGTCATAGGCCGACGCGATCGCCAGGTCGCCTCCCAGCAGCGCGGCCGACAGCACGTGGTTGTCCACCTGCGCCTGCGTGAGCGGTCCCCCGCTGAGGGCGGCGCGTCGGGATCCCGCGACATTCGGGCGGCCGCGCCGCACCTCGTCGTGGTCCAGGATGTCGTCGTGCACGAGCATCGCCGTGTGAAGCATCTCCATGGCGGCAGCGACGGGCACCACGGCGTCGGGCTCCTCACCGCCGAGCCCCGAGTATGCGGCCAGGGTCAGCGAGGGGCGCAGGCTCTTCCCGCCCTCGAACTGGTCCCCGAGCGTCAGCCACAGGTCGCGGTAGTCCGCACCTGCAGAGGGGAGCCTCGCGGCCTCGACGGACACGTGCTCCGCGATCGTCTCCGCCACAGCATCGAGCCGCCCCCGCACCACCTCGTGCAGCGACTCCACGCTGACAACACGCTCCATCACGTCACTATAGACAGCCGCGCCCGGTGGGACATTCCCACCGGGCGCCGGCTCATGCCTCATCGACAGGCGTCACGGAGCCGCGGTCGCGGTCGGGCTCGGGTTGCTCGTCGGTCCGGTCGACACGACGATCACCACGTTCGTGCCCACGGCCACCGAGGTGCCGCCCGACGGGTTCTGGGAGATGACCTGGTTCGCGGGCACCGTGGAGGACGGCTGCGACTGCACGGTGACCCCGAACCCGGCGGCCTGCAGCGCGGCGGTGGCGTTGATCTGCGTCTGGCCCACGACGTTCGGGACCTCCCGCGTCGACGGCGCCTTCGCCACCTCGATAGTCACGGTCGAGTTGATCGGGACCAGGCCGGCCGCGGGGTCCTGCGACAGCACGGTCCCAGGGTCGACGGTGTCCGTCTCGGTCTCGGTCACGACGACGCTGAGTCCCTGGGCCGCGAGGTTGGCCTTGGCGGCGTCGACGGTGTCGCCGGTGAGGTCGGGCAGCTCCACCTGTCCGTCGGCGACGGACAGCGTGACGGACGAGCCGTAGTCCACGACCGTCGACTCTGCCGGGTCGGTGCCGATGGCGCGACCGGCGTCCAGGCCGGGATCGTGCTGCGTGCTGTCGATCGAGTCGACGACCAGGCCTGCGGCCTCGAGAGCCGCCGTGGCGTCGTCCTGGGTCATGCCACGCACCGACGGCACTGTCACGGAGTCGGGCGCAGCGCTGACCACGACCGTCACGGTGGACCCCTCATCGGCCTGCGTGTCGGCGACCGGGTCGGTCGAGATGACGGTGCCGATCGCCACGTCCGCGTTGACCTCCGTCTGCACGTCCGTGACGAAGCCCGCCTCCTGGAGCGTGGACTCCGCGTC
This genomic window contains:
- a CDS encoding prenyltransferase; translated protein: MASIVKASRPVSWINTAFPFAAGYLLVTRQVDAVLIVGTLFFLIPYNLLMYGVNDVFDYESDLANPRKGGIEGDVIRDRAQARRVHRAILWASAVSVVPFVVWLVLQGTVAAGVVLLTVVFAVVAYSAPGLRFKERPFLDSITSAVHFVGPLVYGLVLAGAPIADPGVWQVWAAFLTWGMASHAFGAVQDVTADREGGISSVATYLGARRTVWLAFGWYILAAVVLATLPWPGRLAALLVVPYVLSVARFGRITDDTCEDANRGWRTFLWLNQPVGFLVTMLLIAVWKGWL
- a CDS encoding lycopene cyclase domain-containing protein — encoded protein: MITYATLSGMVLVAIGLVTVPALRRLPGRPLVLTGLVLMTLTAVFDNVIVGAGIVDYDDSLILGLRVPIAPVEDFAYCIGAVLLVPALWTWTARIAPGVPPGGDGDVAPQGDEEVL
- a CDS encoding lycopene cyclase domain-containing protein yields the protein MSLTYLAALAISIGGLAVLDRRLRLALFVQPARTMVTVAGAVVVFLAWDALGVGRGIFFIGDAPYLTGVRLAPQIPVEELLFLVLLTYQTLLLWRWFSRSRDARTRSAPDDGPPGGTSRAVDA
- the crtI gene encoding phytoene desaturase family protein, producing MSSRDARDARDARAARETGNAATQGGAGPRIVVIGGGIGGLATAGLLARGGARVTLLERHAQLGGRAGRWQRAGYTWDTGPSWYLMPEAFDQFFALMGRRVEDELDLVDLDPRYRVFFEGDDAHGPAEQLDVVADPEANYARFDAVSAGDGAAMRRYAEDSYSLYRLALDSFLYTTYENPLKVASREVVRRLPALGSLLTRPLGAKIDRHVRDPRLRKILGFHAVFLGSAPDRAPSLYSLMSHMDLTDGVRYPRGGMYEVVEALARIARDEGAVLRTGCDVSRIVVGDDGLASGVVLADGTTLPADVVVSGADMHHTETALLEAPHRWQDEPRWARRSPGVSALLVFAGVKGALPELAHHSLFFTRDWDANFAQIVGDGELSAPVPGSLYVSRVTATNPTAAPAGYENLFMLVPFPADPSLGATEDSRAHLEELAWGYLDQVAAWARIPDLRERTTLFKVTAPADFATELSAWKGSALGLEHTLAQSAMFRPGNASPKVRNLLYVGSSTVPGIGMPICLISAELVAKRLLGDTGASPMPTPAHRGFLSSSTRRGRLGELARGTLTPGGVVDVRGAGG
- a CDS encoding phytoene/squalene synthase family protein, which codes for MNDADARPPADVPDTDLALYDRTAHDAASQVIARYSTSFGTGTRLLPKAMRGHIEDVYAMVRVADEIVDTYRGPDAGELLDAFEREVHAALDRGFSTNLVAHAFGRTAAQVGITRAQTEPFFASMRMDLERTVHTPETFAAYVHGSAEVIGEMCLAVFLNSSEGPRPLPPTAAEGARRLGAAYQKVNFLRDLGADESALGRSYFPGVTAHTLDDARLAALVADCRADVHAAERCMPALPRRARIAVGTTIDIYLRLLDRIAVTPAARLSAQRVRVPDSMKLALALRNTVTRRRARVERSAQ
- a CDS encoding polyprenyl synthetase family protein; its protein translation is MERVVSVESLHEVVRGRLDAVAETIAEHVSVEAARLPSAGADYRDLWLTLGDQFEGGKSLRPSLTLAAYSGLGGEEPDAVVPVAAAMEMLHTAMLVHDDILDHDEVRRGRPNVAGSRRAALSGGPLTQAQVDNHVLSAALLGGDLAIASAYDLISTAALPAHHRLACLNLLTRAIRTTIAGELLDAYGDLTPPSEADALAVAELKTATYTFVVPLLAGAQLAGADPTMIGHLERIGTSLGVSFQIVDDDLGVFGDPSVTGKSVLSDLRAGKRTELMRLGFHRASAAEREVLEAALGRADLDEAGAAQVREALIESGARGQAMGVARRHARLARRLAFERIPAPLSGYLIELIDLLEDRVS